The window CAGGACCTTTCGGCCCTGCGGCAGCAATACGTTCAGTTACAGCAGCGGCTTTGGCTGCTCGGGGGGGTATGCTCCATCCTGGTCACCGCCATGGGATTGTTTCTGGCCAATTCATTGTCCAGTCCCCTGGAAAGGCTGACCCGGGCCATCGGGCGTATCCGGGCCGGAGAACTGCACCAGTCGGTTCCTGCTGCCGGCAGCCGGGAGATGATCTGCCTAGCAGAAACTTTTAATGACATGGCCGCCCGGATTGCCCAATTGGATGAGCAAAGGCGCGCTTTTATAGCGGACGCGGCCCATGAACTTCGGACTCCCCTGGCTTCCCTGCAGGCCCTGGCCGAGGGCATGCAGCAGAACTCATCCCCCCAAACCGGAGAATTGGAGGCCTTTGTTCGCCAGACGGAAAGACTGGGCCGTTTAGTGGGCAGTCTGCTGCTGCTGGCCAAGCTGGATAACCCGGAGCTTCAAATAATACCGGTGCCCATAAAGGCCGGCAGCCTCTTGGAAGAGGCCCTCTGGGTCATGAAGCCTCTGGCTGCAGAACGTCAAGTTAAATTAGAAATGAAAGAAGCGGGAGAAGCCTGGATTGAGGGGGACCCGGACTGGCTGCACCAGGCTTTGGTGAATGTTCTCGGCAATGCGGTCTACTACACGCCTACAGGCGGCCGCATCGGTATACAAACCGAGATAAAACAAGGCCAGGTGCATGTGGTTATTGAGGATTCAGGAAAAGGGGTGCCCATGGAGGTTTTAACCCGGTTGGGAACCCGCTTCTTTCGTCCATCCACTGCCAGGGAACGGAGTTCCGGGGGCTCCGGCCTTGGACTGTCCATTGTTAAGGATATCCTCCGCCTGCACAACGGCAGGCTGGAGTTTGCGTCTCCTCCGGGAAAGGGTCTGACCGTTCGCCTAATTATCCCGGAAATTTCCCCGCCGGATCAAAATTTGTAACAACTTCTTAACATTTTGTAACAGGATTGCAAAATGAATGTGTTATAACTGGAGTAAGGAGGTTGAGTAATGATGAAAAAGAGCCCATTGACCCGCCCCATCATTCTAGGAGTGGCAGCCGCGTGCCTGATTGCTGCGGTGATCTGGTTAAACCGACCTTTGCAACTCCCTTTTTTCAATCAATTTAACTCAATAGCCCAGGCACAATCCAAAGATAAGCCAAAAGCCCCTTCCAATATGGAGGCTCCGGATGTAAATCCTGCGGCTTTTAAAGATCAAGGGCTGCTTGCCTTTATTTGGAAGGATCTGCTGTACGCGCTGGATGGCAGTACCGGAGAGGTAAAACAACTGACGGAAGCCGGCAAAGCCTATCAACCCGCTTGGTCCCATGATGGTGAGTGGCTGGCTTTTATCCGGATAAGCGATGCAAGTTCCATGACCGGTCCTCTCTGGTTGGTACGCAGGGACGGCACCCAGGCCCATCAGGTCCAGGGATTGCCCGAATCGGTGATGCCGGAGAGGTTTTCCTGGTCTCCTGGGGACAATGTTCTGGCGGTAAGTGCTGAAGATGGTCTTTGGCTGGTGCCCACAGAGGGGGAACCCCGCCGGCTGGTTCCGGTATCCAGCGGATATCCCAGTTTCAGTTGGTCCCCGGACGGGAAGTCCATCGCCTATAATATCACCCTTTCTTTAGAGGATCCCGATCTAGACAACAGGAAGGATGTCCTTTATATTGTGACTGTGGCGGATGGCAAAACAAACAAATATCTGGAAACAAATGCCGGCATTCAATTAGTGGGCTGGCAGCCGGACGGCAAGGGACTGCTGTATTGGTTTAACCCTTCCCGTGGGGCTTCTGTGGCGGCAGACGGTCTGGAACTATGGAGCCTCCAATTGGATGAAAAGGAGCCCAGAGCGTTGACCAGCGGGTTAACCTACCGGCAATGGCAGTCCTTTTCGCCCCAGGGACAATTGCTGACCGTGGCCGGGGGGGACCGCATTGTCTGGTCCAACAAGAACCTGGCCCTTGTGGATCCTAAGACAGGAAAGGTTCAAAATATACCCAACCCCAAGGGCTGCGTTGCATTGGATCCTCAATTCTCACCGGACGGTAAAAAGATCGCTTTTGTTGCCGCCAAAGACCTTGGCAGCGGTGTGTGGGGATTTGAAAAGACCGAGGATATTGCCAAATGGGTGGATTCACGCACCCTTTATATTGCCAATGCCGATGGGTCTGACGCCCGGGCTTTGGAGACGGCGGGAAAAGGGGTTTTTCAACCCTTCTGGTCCAAGGATGGAAAACATCTTTTGTATATGAAGGATAATGTTCTTTGGAGTATCGAGGTGGAAAATGGAAAACCGGAGAAAATATTGGGCCCAATTGATGATCAGGATTTATTCGGTTTCTATGGTTTTGTCTCCTATTACAGTCTGGTAAAAGCTTTTAAGTAAAGCTGCAACTTTTAACGGCGGAAGAGAGGGGGAGCTCGCTCTTCTGCCGTTTTTTTATTTTCCCGGGCCTCGAAAAATGAATACTGGAGACCCTTTAAATAAAGGATTTTTTGTAATTTGGCCATTTGGACATAGCTATTCTTTATAACCCTATAAACATGAACTATTTTACAAAGGACCCGGATGTTTTTATAATGTGTATAAATTTTTGTTTGTGCAAGAACGAACGATTACAAGGCCTAAATTATAAAAAATGAGGTGAACAGGATGTCCGATAGAAAACTTTTGGAATTGCGTATAGAGCTGGGAAGAGAGCGTCTGAGGGATATTGCCAAAGATTGCGGCGAAGGCAATCAACGGGTGGAGAGCTACCAAAAAAGGCTGGATAAACTGATTCGCCAGCTTAATCAAAAAAGTACTTCAAAGGTTATGGCTGATTCTAAGAGAATGACAGGTAGAGAAAAAGACCGGCAGTTGTATGGTTTATAGTTAAATTTCGCTCAATTGCTTATGGTGGAGAAGCTATAAAATCTTTTTGACAATTATCTCTTATACCGGGTATAAGCATGATGTATTTTACATTATCCTATGTAATTTCTATAATTTACATAGTGAAGATAATAACATACGCAATGCGGCGGCTAATCTGATCAAGGCCCGTGAAGCAGGGGGTGAATCAATGGGTTATGAAACATTCCAACGATTAACCATTGAAAATTTTGATGCCTGTACCTTTGATAGCGATACTCCCTCGCTGGTGTTTTTTGCTGCGGAAAGATGCAACATTTGTAAAGAGCTGCTGCCCATTATGGAAGATTTTGTTGAGTATTATGCGGGCAGGCTAAATATTTATTATGTAGACGTAGATAAATATGCCGAGCTGCACAGACGCTTTCAATTAAGAGGGATTCCCCAGTTATTGATTTTTAAAGAAAATGAATTCAAGGATCGTATTGGCGGCTTGCATGAAAAGGAAGAGATTATGGAAACCATCGACAGCATCATTAATAAAAATTGAATTGGTTTTAAACTTGGGTAAAATCCGTTGCGGATAGGATAAAGCCTCCTGGACACTTCCGGGAGGTTTTGTAATATTCCAGTTAAGGAACTAGGATCAATGGGTTAAATGCGCAACAAATGATCCTGTAAAAGGGAATATCCTAATCTGATCATGGGTGTGGTGATTATATTATTTGGGACGGTTATTATTATTGGCAACCCTAAGGTACTAGTTGATTTACGGAATAAATAGGGAGGAGGGGAATCATGAGTCAATGCCCATGAAGTTTAGAACGCTGCAATTGGTTGAACAAAATGAATGGGGAGAGTTAAAACAGTCCTATAAAATAACGTAGTATGGTTCCGGCAGGATGAAATATTTAAGTAAATAAAGAATACCCGCATTTAGGCCTGTGACAAAACCTAAGGACAAAAGCCCGGGGCAGGGGGCTTTTGTCCTTAGGTTATTAGGGAAAGCCAAGAGGATTAAAAGGTAGCTGGAAGGGGTTATACATATGAGAAATTTTTTTACGATTAAGAATAAACTGATAATCATTTTATTAGCCGTGGCCTTGGTTCCCGCCATTGCATCCACCATTTATCTGGCACAATATTCATCCAAAATCGTTCAACAGGAGTTTATTAATAACACCAATAAACAAATTTTACAGGTAAACAATGCCATTAGTATTTTTTTTCAAAGTGTTAGTGAGAACTGTAAATTTTTCTCCATCAACGATACCGTGAAAAGGGCCGATACCACCATAACCTCTTACTTGGATAACCCGGGAGGAGCGGACGGACTCATCCAAATGACGCCTTCTTTAAGCAGCGGCTTGGAGAAAGAGATCTACAATATTTACTCAACCTTTGCGGAATCCCATCCCAAGACCGCTTATGTATATCTGGCCACCGTTGATGGCGCGTATACTCAATGGCCCGATGGAAAAATAATGAGCCAATATGATCCCAGAGTAAAACTCTTTTACAATACCGCCATGGAAAATAAAGGGCAGGTCACCCGGACAAAACCTTATTTTTTCCCCGCAGATCAGGTTTTTCTGGTTAGCACGGTAACCACCATTACCGATTCCACCGGCCAGGTTGTGGGCGTTCAGGGATTGGATGTAAGCCTGGAAAGTATAACCGATATGATTAAAAATATAAAAATTGAAAAGACCGGCTACATTATGGTGACAGACGATGAAGGAACCATTATCGCACATCCTAAAAAGCCTGAAATGAACGGCAAAAATTTAAAGGATCTAAAAAATGAAAAATTAAGTGCTGCTCTGAAAATGAACACAGGAGATTTTGAAGCAACCATTGACAACAAAGATTGTTTTGTCAATATTTATACCTCCGGGGAGACGGGCTGGAAATTCATGGCCATTGTGGAAAAGGCGGAATTAATGGATAAATTCGGCACTATGGCAAAAAATCTATTTTTATTGTTAATGATACTTTTAGTGGGAATTGTTTTCATGGCTGTGGTGATTTCCAATAAGATATCCAAACCAATCATCGCTTCCGCAGAGTTTGCCCGTGAAATTTCCAAAGGAAACCTGAAGGTAAAACCCATAGAGATGAAACGAAGTGACGAAAATGGTGTCTTGATCGATTCCTTAAACAGTATGAGGGAAAACCTTAAGGAGGTAATTCAAGGCTTACAGGTTTCTTCCGTGGATTTAAGTGAGTCCGCTAAACAATTGGCCAACCAATCCCAACAGACTTCCGCAGGCTCATCGGAGACTGCAGCCACCGTCAGCGAAATCGCCGCTACCATCGAGCAGGTGGCCAGTAACATACAGGAGGCGGCAGATTTGTCCGAAAAGGTTTCCAAGGAGGCGGAACAAGGTTCCGGCGGTGTTGAGAGAATCACCGGTCAAATGGAAACAATCTCCTGTTCCAATAAAGATGCTGCCCGAGTGGTAGAAGAACTGGCGGAAACATTAAATCATGTTAATAAAATTGTATATTTAATCACCAATATAGCGGAACAAACCAATTTACTGGCCTTGAATGCAGCCATAGAGGCAGCCCGCGCAGGAGAGCACGGCCGGGGCTTTGCGGTGGTTGCCGATGAGGTAAGGAAACTGGCCGAACAATCCGCCAACGCCGCCAAGGACATTACTGAAATCATTCATCAGGTTCAATTGGAGTCCCAGAAAGCGGTGGAGGCCATGACCGAGGGAAGTAAGCAGGTAAAAGAAGGGGTCCTGGTTGTAGAGGAAGTGGGCAACAATTTTAAGGGAATTACTGATTCCATTGAATTACTGGTAAAACAAATTCAAGGTGTTGCATCTGCAGCGGAACAGGTGGCTGCAGGGATTCAAAATGTTTCTGCCACGACAGAGGAACAAACGGCTGCCATGGAGGAAATATCCGCTGCCAATGAACAACTCAATCAAATGGCCAATCATCTAAATCAAATGGTTGAAAAATTTACTTTATAAAGTCTTAACAGTGGGGTCCCTGCCCATGTCCGGTGACCAGCCAAGGTCACCGGACATTTCATATTTTATGCCATAAAGAAATGTCGTAAAAAGGAAAATCTTATGTTTTATTTGTAAAAATTGAATAAACAGGATTAACGTATATTTGTTTTGCTTATACGGGGTATAATCACCAAGTATTGTACAGCAATTAACATAATTTTTATAATTAAAGTAATTAGTGAAGGTAAGAACTTACACAATAGTAGAAAGTGTCGAAAAGAGTCAGATGCACGACCGATACGTTGTCGGCTGGGTCTGATTTGGACAAAGGAGGAGTGACTGAACGTAATAAGATATACAGAGGTGAAATGGATTGTTCCGTGGCATGATAATAATGAGGAGGTCGTTATATGGCAGGAGGAATTAGCAATTCCACCAGTGGCAACAGTTATATGGACAATGCCAAAAT is drawn from Desulforamulus ruminis DSM 2154 and contains these coding sequences:
- a CDS encoding sensor histidine kinase, coding for MINFTSLRWRLGISYAVMAILVTALLTGMAVKTSMTIALTSQQEKALSAINGITDAFAHSLTLSSDPAQSAKQLGMAAGGRVLWLGPDDRVRVDGYGEAGLSGQAFPLPSQLKDPEVKKAEIYDTGKSWAAYTSAPLKIAGKSSGRLILVQDLSALRQQYVQLQQRLWLLGGVCSILVTAMGLFLANSLSSPLERLTRAIGRIRAGELHQSVPAAGSREMICLAETFNDMAARIAQLDEQRRAFIADAAHELRTPLASLQALAEGMQQNSSPQTGELEAFVRQTERLGRLVGSLLLLAKLDNPELQIIPVPIKAGSLLEEALWVMKPLAAERQVKLEMKEAGEAWIEGDPDWLHQALVNVLGNAVYYTPTGGRIGIQTEIKQGQVHVVIEDSGKGVPMEVLTRLGTRFFRPSTARERSSGGSGLGLSIVKDILRLHNGRLEFASPPGKGLTVRLIIPEISPPDQNL
- a CDS encoding PD40 domain-containing protein — encoded protein: MMKKSPLTRPIILGVAAACLIAAVIWLNRPLQLPFFNQFNSIAQAQSKDKPKAPSNMEAPDVNPAAFKDQGLLAFIWKDLLYALDGSTGEVKQLTEAGKAYQPAWSHDGEWLAFIRISDASSMTGPLWLVRRDGTQAHQVQGLPESVMPERFSWSPGDNVLAVSAEDGLWLVPTEGEPRRLVPVSSGYPSFSWSPDGKSIAYNITLSLEDPDLDNRKDVLYIVTVADGKTNKYLETNAGIQLVGWQPDGKGLLYWFNPSRGASVAADGLELWSLQLDEKEPRALTSGLTYRQWQSFSPQGQLLTVAGGDRIVWSNKNLALVDPKTGKVQNIPNPKGCVALDPQFSPDGKKIAFVAAKDLGSGVWGFEKTEDIAKWVDSRTLYIANADGSDARALETAGKGVFQPFWSKDGKHLLYMKDNVLWSIEVENGKPEKILGPIDDQDLFGFYGFVSYYSLVKAFK
- a CDS encoding thioredoxin family protein; amino-acid sequence: MGYETFQRLTIENFDACTFDSDTPSLVFFAAERCNICKELLPIMEDFVEYYAGRLNIYYVDVDKYAELHRRFQLRGIPQLLIFKENEFKDRIGGLHEKEEIMETIDSIINKN
- a CDS encoding methyl-accepting chemotaxis protein, producing MRNFFTIKNKLIIILLAVALVPAIASTIYLAQYSSKIVQQEFINNTNKQILQVNNAISIFFQSVSENCKFFSINDTVKRADTTITSYLDNPGGADGLIQMTPSLSSGLEKEIYNIYSTFAESHPKTAYVYLATVDGAYTQWPDGKIMSQYDPRVKLFYNTAMENKGQVTRTKPYFFPADQVFLVSTVTTITDSTGQVVGVQGLDVSLESITDMIKNIKIEKTGYIMVTDDEGTIIAHPKKPEMNGKNLKDLKNEKLSAALKMNTGDFEATIDNKDCFVNIYTSGETGWKFMAIVEKAELMDKFGTMAKNLFLLLMILLVGIVFMAVVISNKISKPIIASAEFAREISKGNLKVKPIEMKRSDENGVLIDSLNSMRENLKEVIQGLQVSSVDLSESAKQLANQSQQTSAGSSETAATVSEIAATIEQVASNIQEAADLSEKVSKEAEQGSGGVERITGQMETISCSNKDAARVVEELAETLNHVNKIVYLITNIAEQTNLLALNAAIEAARAGEHGRGFAVVADEVRKLAEQSANAAKDITEIIHQVQLESQKAVEAMTEGSKQVKEGVLVVEEVGNNFKGITDSIELLVKQIQGVASAAEQVAAGIQNVSATTEEQTAAMEEISAANEQLNQMANHLNQMVEKFTL